The Spirosoma sp. SC4-14 DNA window CTTCGCTGCCCGTGAGTTCGACAATAACCGGATTTTCCTTGTTAATACGCCATTGTGGATCGGCAGGCGCTTTTTCGCGAAGCAAAAATTGATAGGGTGTTTCAAGACCCGCTTTTGCTTTAAGACTGTCGGCAACCTGTGGGCCGTTGTGTTCCCAGACGTTGTTCGGGCCGTTGGCATTTTGCAGGTATTTTTCCGAGGGTGTCCAGTTATCTTTTACCGTAAAATACGATGAACCCTCATCGGTGTAGAGGTAAAACCAGTGGGCTGGTAAGTGCGCGTAAGGCGCTTTGTATACGCTGTCAATGACGTTTTCTGTGAGGCTGGAACCGGGCTGCGCCGACAGCGTATAGATACCCGCAGCGTCGTACATATGCTTGGCATACTGATGAATCCGGTTCGCCACCACCCGATTGTTGCGCATGGCGTTGATGGTCCGTGTCCAGCCCCAGCCCAGGCTGATGCCGCTGTAGCCCACTTCGCTGATATCGTTATGCGCGATGACGATGCCCCGAACGTAACCCGCACCGATGCCTACGGAACCCCAGTCTTCATTCGTTACGTTGGTGATCAGGTTGTTGCTGATGGTCAGGTTGCTGCATATTTCCCGCTCATCGGTTGGGTTGTAGGGCACATGAATTTCCGTGGCTTCGTCGGCGAAAACGCCCGCCATAATTCCCGTACCGCCAATGTCTTTGAACAGATTTCCCCGAATCACATTGTCCTGAACACCTTTGTGATAGTCCAGTCCGGTAGCCGCCATGTGCTCAAATCGACACGTCTCGAAACCCGTCTGACTGGCAAAATTGACTTCCACAGCCGCTGCCGGACGACCCACCCACGCCAGATTCTCCAATGATTTTTTGTCGGGCGTACCCGGAATTTTGAGCTTGTAGGCATCGAGCATGTACAGTCCCGCCTGATGCGGTACGTGTCCCTGTTGAGACGGCCGCAGCCAGCCCGTATGTTGAAACGATATACCTTTGAACAGGACGTTCGCAACCGGATGGTCAATCGTTCCGGCGATACGTACCAGCGTTTCAAGTGCGGGCACAATGACCTGCGCGGTGGCAAGGTTTTCGTCCGGGCGCGGGATGTAATAGATTTTTGCGGCTTTGGCATCCAGAAACCATTCGCCCGGCTGGTTCAGAAACTGAATGGCATTGGTTAAGTAAAACGCTGAATTGCCCGTTTCTTTCGATAGCCAGGGCGCAGGCCACGGATGTTCCGACTGAATCCGGCTTTCGGGCTGATGAAACCAGAGCCTGGCGCTATCGCCTTGTACATCAATGCGTTTGATACGTAGATTAGCAATGGCCCACCACTGATGGATAAGCATTTCGAGCCCGGCGGCTTTGGACAGATCACCGAATTTCGGCGCCGGAATCCAGCAGGTCTGCTCCTGTTTATTCCACGACAGAATCCGGTTCATCAGCGGATAGGGTGTGTCTTTGGCACGTATTGCTTTCTCGCCATTGACCCACAACTGTCGAAATTCCAGCAATCGCCCGCCCACGTTTGGTGCATCGGCCACCCATACGTTGCCGATGGCATCTTTGGGCAAACCCGTTACGGTGCCTTTCAGCTTCTGCCAGTTTGTGATAGCTACGCCCCCACTCAAAATGGGTTTCTCTCCCGGAGCCGCTTCAATAATGGTTGGGCTGGAGGGCGTTCCCGAATCTTCCGGCCGAATGAAAACAGGCTCACTTAAAGCGTACAAGCCTTTTTTCAGATAGATATGCGCTCCCTGCGAAATACCCGGATCGTTCAACCGACGGAGTTCGCGAACCTTGCGAAGCCCCATCTGTAAACTGGCCAGCGGCTTCTCCTTCGTTCCTGCACCGGCATCCGACCCACCCGGTGCAATCCAGATTTCAGCCTGCTGCGCGAAAGTGAGCGTAGAAATAAAGGCAAGGAGTAACGTAGCGATGGTTCGTTTCATTTTGTTCGAATAGTGTCAATACCCCCAACCCCCTGAAGGGGGCTTTGGTTGAGTATAAGGAAAGCCCCCTTCAGGGGGTTGGGGGTGTCTTCATCGTCCAGAAAAGTCAAAGTACAGTGTCAGTTCTTTGGCGCGGGCGGGCTCTTTTTCGTAATCGTAAAACGCGTATTTCTGTCCCATCGGCCCGGTGGTTTCGTTCCGCTGTGTTTTGGTGCCGATGCTGGGAATGCCCTGCATGAACGAAATGTCGCCCGACGGGAAAATGGGTTCGTAGTTGTGCCACTGGTCGGTTTTCCAGGCGGGTGTGAACAGCCGGAAAAATACATCTTCGTTCTCGGTCGCAACGATAAACGGATTGTCGGCTTCGAACCGGCACCAGTACAGGTTGGCATGATAGCCTTTGAATTCGGGATAAACCAGCGGCTGCTCACCCGTTTCGGTGTTATTATAGGCTTTGCTCCAGACACCCAGCGTACCGCCCTTTAACCGGTTTTTCCAGACGCGGTACGGCCCTTTCCCCATCCACTTGACGGCCTTTATTTTGTCTTCCGGGAATGAAAAATTGACCCCGTTCATAAACGTAAAATAGGCATTGGGGAAATAACGCACCCGCATTTTTACCCAGCCCGACGTATAAACTGTCCACTGCAAGGTATTGTAGGCCGTTTTCCGGTCGAAGGCCGATTCGATGATAAGGTTTTTGCCTTCAGTACGCTGGGTGAAGTGGCTGAAATTATTGACGGCTTCCTGCAAAATCGGGCCATTTGTCAGCAGTACGTTCCCGTTAGCGTTCGAAACCTGACGCAGAACCCCGTTACGTTTGCTGATCGACAGCTGAATCCCGTTGGCCGTTACGTTATACAGCGAATCGGTTTCGGTGAGCGTTACGTTGCCCGATCCTTCGGTTTTGACCATTTTGGCCGCAAACTGATCCGGTAACGTAATCGGAAAGCTCCAGGTAAACAGCTCGCGTTTGGACGGGTCAGTGGCCGTGATGTATAACAAATCGTAGTCCATCCAGTCGGCGGGAAGAGCCGCTTTCAGGACACCCTTTTCCAGTGGTTTCAGAGTTGGGGCCACAACCGAAAATGGTCTTCCCGCCCCAGACGAGCCTCCGACTTTAACTAACTTCCCGGTAAACGAACACTGAGCCGTATTGGTAAAATGGTAGCGGTTTTCAATCGGGAACGTACCATCGAAGGTGGGCGTAATTTCCCGACGTTCCAGCCGGATTGGCGACCAGACTTCTTTGATGGTGAAAAAGCTACCTTCCTTTTCGCGGTACGGTCCTACAATTCCATCAGCCCCACGATTGCCATCGGTATCGAGCAATCCTTTGCCGCCATTCCGGTCGGTACGTACCACGCCCTGGTCAGCGAAGTCCCACAGAAAACCACCGGCGGCCAGGGGTTCATGCCACATCGCTTCCCAGTAATCCTCAAGCCCCGCCCCGTGGCCACCATCGTACATGCCATGCAAAAACTCGGTCGGCAGCGTAATGGAATGCCCGAGATTATAATTGCCAATGCCGTAGTTGAATTCGCGGTAATGCTGCGTATCGAAGCCATTGAAACCTTCCCAGGCATGAAGTACGTGCCGTTTTTGTAGGTCTTCTTTCGCAAAAAGCGGGTCTAGGTCGCGGTTATGGCCACCTTCGTTGCCGTTGATCCAGAGAATGACCGACGGGTGGTTGAGGTCGTGCCGGATCAGTTCGTGCAGGAGTTTGGTACCAGTCGGGGTATCGTAATGCCCATGCCAGCCCGCCAGTTCATCGAACACAAACAGCCCCAGCGAATCGCAGACATCCAGAAAATGATCGTCGGGCGGGTAGTGCGACATTCTGACGGCGTTCATGTTCATGTCTTTCATCAGATTGACGTCCAGTACACTCACGCCTTTACTCAGCGCCCGCCCCGACGACGGCCAGAACGAGTGCCGGTTCACCCCCTTCAACTTGATCTTTGTACCATTGACGTAGATGCCATCCCGCTGCCGAATCTCAACGGTTCGAAATCCAAACGGTTGCGTGACGACGTGAACGGGTTTTCCAGCCTGTAGTAGCCGAAACTCAACTTTATAGCGATTCGGGGTTTCCGACGTCCACAGCATCGGATTGGCGATTGTTTTTGTCAACGTAACGGTTGGATTACCCGAGCCGACTTTGGTGGTAAACGGTGTGCCTACTTTCTGTCCCGAAACCGTCAAAATCTGTGCGGTTACGTCGGCGGGTTTTCCGTTCGTATTCAGTTGAAGCTGCGCCCTGAACGTACCGTTCGCTTTGGCGTCGATAGCTACGTGGTCGATGTGGTCGGCGGGGAGAATTTCCAGATAGACAGGTCGAAAAATGCCGCCAAAAATCCAGAAATCGCCTTTCCGTTCGGCTTCATTCACGGATGGGTTGGCCGAGTGTTTCGAGATGGTAGCTTCGAGTAGATTACTGGTGCCGTAGTTGAGCAAATTCGTTACGTCATATTTAAATGCATAATATGCACCCTGATGAATCGGCCCGGCGGATTTGCCGTTGAGTTTTATGTCGGCATCCGTCATAACTCCCTCAAACACAAGGTTCACGCGCTTGCCTTTCCAGGCCATGGGTGCCTGAAATTCGTATTTGTACAAGCCCTGCTCCTTTCCTTTTGCCGAGTCTTTATTGAAGCCGTAGTTGTATTTTCCGAACCCCTGCAATTCCCAGTTTGACGGTACTGGAATGGTCGTCCACTTGCCCGAATTCTGACCGGCCGTGCAGTAGAATTGCCAGTTTACGGTACGATAATTCCCCGTTCCCGACAGGTAACGCCGTTCGGTCGGCTGGGCCAAAGCGAGTTGACCGAGGGAGAGGATGAAGAGGGTTAAAAAATGGTATTTCATTATTGGCATTAGTCGTCCAGGGGCCAACCACAAAGGAAAGGCTGGTTAAGTTTAGTATTCAACCCTGAAGGGGTGATAGGATTGTAGAGAAACAAAGCCACAATAGCCTCTGAGCCCCGAAGGGGCGACACTCTTTCACCCCTTCGGGGCTCAAATGGAGAGATGCCCCATTTTCTATAATCCTTTCATCCCTTCGGGATTGCCTTTCAACAACCCGTTCAAAATCTTCTTCTTAGCCCTAAAAATCGTACCGTGCTTGTGGCCTTCGGGAACTGATATGTATGACTTCACATCCGTAAACGTTTTGAAATCGCGCGTCCTGACAGCATCATAGGTTTTCGCCTGATACGAGTCAAAGTAGATCAGCCAGTCATCGCCCACTTTGGCTACCGATGGGCCTTCGGTGAATTTTTCCGTAAACGCTTTCGATACGTTTGTAAATGGCCCCGTTGGTTTAGTGCCAAAGGCGACTTTGATGTTCCGTTCGGGACGGGTATTGTCTTTCAGCACCAGCACGTAATCCGATGCGTTACGTTTTATAATGACGGCATCGATCACACTGAATTTCGGGTCCAGAAAGAGTTTTGTCGGGGCAAACGTTTGAAAATCCTTCGTGGTGGTGTAATACATCCGGTGGTTATTCTTCTCCTCTTCTTCCCCCCGCTCAAATCGCCCGGGAATGGTAGACGCCCAGATAATCACAAACTCGTTGGCTTGGTCATCATAGAACAGTTCGGGCGCCCAGACATTTACGGTGGTGGGTTCGTGTTCCATCACCGGAATAAACCGCTCCGGCGACCAGTGAATCAGGTCTTTCGAGCTGGCATACCCAAACCCTTTATCATCCCGCCATCTGCTCGTCCAGACCAGATGGAACGTACCGTCTTTCCCCTGCGCAATCGACGGATCGCGCATCACTTTCTGATTGCCAATTTCGGGTTTCAAAAACGTACGGTTCAGATCGGTCCATTTATAGCCATCGTAACTGTAGAGAAAGCGCAGTCCTTCATTAGCCGGTTCATGAAACGAGCTGAATAAGTAAACGTCTTTTGAGCAGGAGCTTAAAAAAAAAGGGAGAAGAATAAGCCCGACAAACTTATTCTTCAGTTTAAAAACCCCTAAATCCCCTAAAGGTGACTTAGTACAAGTTCGTGCAAAGTCCCCTTTAGGGGATTTAGGGGTTTGGGGAGCTCTATGACGCGTCTTCATTTCTTCTGAATGACTAATACCCAGTCGTTTCCGTTTTTGGGGTCGGCAGGCGGGTTAAATTCCTGAACACCTGTGTTTGGTACGTCGCCAATGGCGGTCGTTTTGCCGTCGCGCGGGCTGAACCACGAAGCCGTTACGTTATCGCCGGGAATTTTACCCATGTTCAGCCTGATGTTCCGGCCCGTGTACGTATACACCAGCGCATAATCGGGACCGCGACTGGCTACCAGATAATCATAGCGGTTTCCCTGATTGGCAATCAGCGACTGATCGGGAACACGGTCGAAAAACGAATGCGCAAGCATCAGCTTTTTCAGGTGAATCATCTGACTGGCACCGGGCGCATCGATGGCTTTTGTCCAGTCGTCGATGGCTCCAAACGAACTCTTTTTATCGCCTTTTTTATAAAACTGCATGATCGAGTTATGTCCGTAGGTGTACCCAAACGCTCCCGCCAGCACCGACCAGTAGCCGTAGCGTCGCACATCATCGGCCGTCCAGCGCGGGTCTTCCGGATTGTGCAGGCCGTGCGGAATCTGTTCGTACGACGGCTCGCCATCAATAACCGGCTTGGTCGGTTTTAGCGCCAGATCAGCCTGCATATACCGCCAGTTATCTTCGCCATAATGCTGTTCATCCTTCGCCGAGGTATCCTGCGCATACGATTTGTGGCCTGACTGTACCATGTTGAAATCCAGCCAGGGTTCAGTATGGAACCACTCCGAAGAAGACGTCCGGCCGCGCGGATGGAACGTGATCAGGTGCGTTGAATCGATCTGGTTGATAGTCCGGCCAATGGTTTTCCAGACTTCCAGCGAATCACTGCCTTTGATGTCGCCCCCATCCAGCCAGATGATGTTTGGCCGGTTTTTATAGCGATTCGCCAAAAAGTCGGCGTAGGTTTTCGCCCGCTGCTGATTGACGTGTTTGGTCTTTACGTTGTTGCCCCAGAGCGGAACCAGCGCCATATAAATACCCTTTTCGCCCGCCTTATCGACCACGAAATCGACGTGATCCCAGAAATCATATTGCGCTGAGTCGCTGACGGATTCCCCTTTTGTAAGCTTAGGTGTTGCTATATTTTTGCCGATCAGAGCAGAGTCGCCGTAAACATTTGCGGCTGCGAGCGTGTGCAACACCATCACCTGAATAACGTTGAAGCCTTTTTGTTTCCGGTTTTCGAGGTATGTTTCGGCTTCCTCGCGCGTCAGTCGATTGAAAAGCAGCCAGCCCGTATCGCCCAGCCAGAAGAACGGTTTATGGTCACCCATGGTCAGAAATCGCCCGTTTTCGGATACAGAAAGTCGGTTAGGATCAATCTCTGACGCTTTTTTTTCAGAATTGCAGGCTATACTGATTGCCAGTAAACATCCGGCAAAAAATGTGTGTTTAAACGATGGGTTTACCATGCACAAAGAATGAGATTTTCGGGCCTGGTAACTTGTATGATTTTTTCGGCGGTTTGTATGATTTTATCAACCTGAATGCTGTTTTACGGTATTCGGCAGGTCGTTATGCAACATTGATAAAGAAGGGAGAGGCATTTAAGCAGACTTTACTTCGATGGCTTGAGCCGTATTTCAGAAGTGAATGATTCTTTTCTTTACTTTTGACGGTTTTCGAGATGAACGAAGTCAGTATGCTGCCGAATCAACGCCGGGATAAAATACTTGAATTATTAAAGGAAGATGGCTCTGCCAAGGTTATTGATCTGGCCCGGATCTTTAAAGTGACCGAAGTAACGATTCGGCAGGATCTGGAAAAGCTGGAAAAAGATGGCCTGGTCATCAAAGAACACGGTGGGGCTTACCTGAAAAACGTGGAAGATCAGGTACGCACGTTTTCGCTGGGAAATCAGGAGAACATCGATAAAAAAGAAGTCATTGCCACTAAATGCCTGGAGTTCATCGAAAGTGGCGACAGTATTATTCTGGATTCAGGGTCGACGACCACTGAAATAGCCAAAAAACTGCGGGGGTATAAAAACCTGACCGTCATTACCAATGCCCTGAACATCGCGTTGATTCTGGGAGCCGAACCCGGCATTGAAGTGATCATGACGGGTGGCGAATTCAAACCGCCAACGTTGTCGTTAACGGGTCAGAAAGCCGCCGATTTTTTCAAGGGAATCAATGTACAGAAGCTCTTTCTGGCCACGGCAGGCATATCCCTCAAATCGGGTTTAACCTACCCAAGTATCAGCGATCTGGTCGTTAAAAAAGCCATGATCGACGCTGCCGATACAACTTATCTGGTCGCCGATTCAACCAAAATTGGTAAAAGCGCTTTCGCCAGCCTGGGAGCCCTATCGCTGATTGATTACATCATTACGGATGCGGGTATCGAAGAAAAACACAAGCAGGTGTTTCATGATAATGAGATTGAGCTGATCCTTGCTACGTAAGTGATACTTTTCTTTTGACAGGATGGACAGGTTTTTTTGATAATTAATCCTGTAAATCCTGCCAGAAAAAATATCACTCGAACAACCAGTCAATATTCTTTTTATTTCCGGCAAGGCCCGCATCGAAGGCTGGTATTTCCTGATTTCCATCCATGAAGCCGAGCAGCAGACAGGCACCTTTGCCCAGATTCAGCGTGTGATGACCAGATTTGAAGGAATACGTGTGGACATTGACGGGTGGCAACCCATTTACCAGAATGGCATTCGAGATTTTGATTTCCGACTGACCGTAGTCGTTGGCGCTGGCATCCGTTTCCAGTTCGGGAGCAGGCAGGTAGTTGGGTTTCTTTTCGTTGAAAAAGCCTACCAGCAGTTTTACCGGCTGGGTCGTCGTAAACGTCAGACTGGTACGTTCCGATTGCAGTGTTGTTTTAGCCAGTTTCAAGCCCTTCAAGAGCCTTAATTCGGGAGCCAGCTCGCTGATGGTAGCAAGCGTATCGGCAAAAACAGCCTGCCCTTTCTCGAGCGAATACCGTTCCACCTGCGGACTTTGCCACGTAACGGTAGCGGGTTTTAGCGGCACAGGCTGTTTGGCAACGGCAGCCGGAGCGGACTTCAATGAGTCGAGCACGTGCTTAAATCGAGTTAACTCTTTCTGATACACCGGCAGCATCTCTCCCCACGTTTTATACGTTCCGTCGACACCGCGCATTGGTATTTTACGCTGCTGGGTTTGCATACTGTTGGCATACAGATACGTGTCTTTCGTGAGATTCGTCAGATCGGTAAAATGCTTCACACTGCTTTCGAGTAGCGGCACGGCTTTTTCCAGATCGCGAACGTCGCTGGAGTATTTGTAACGGAGAACAGCCAGAGCTGCCCGGGCTTTCTGGGCGTAGAAATTGGCCAGCGCGTTCTGGCAATATATATCATTTTTCAGTCGGTCGAATTCGGTCTTGTCTCTCGTGACGGTACCAGCGGCTTTATCGATGGCGGCTACGGCTTTTTTACCGTGTTCAACTACCTCGTCGGCTACCTGAACCGGTGTTTCGCCAATGTGACGGTCTTGCTTCCAATCCTTCTCGACATAGTCGATAATCATTTCGCCTTCAGGCGCTTCCGATTCATACATGAGCGTAAAAAGCCCATAGCGAAACGGATTGATGAGCTGCGTCATGAGCATACCCAACGTCAGTGTTTGCCGGTTGCCATCGGTGATGCCGTAGCGCCGTAATAATTTAGGTTCTATCTCCCCCGCCTGTTCATACGCTTCGAGTATGTCTTTGCCCTTGCCAACGGTCAGGCCATATTGATTGGCTAGTTGCGTTCCCCAATAAGTGATTTCTTCCGAACGATTTCGATTCGCTTTCCAGGCGTAACGCGCCCAGGTTTTGTACCACATCCAGTCGCGGTCGAGCTGGAGCAGCCGCGGGCTGGTTTTGTCGGCGGTATAGGGCCAGTCCCAGTACGAAGCTTCGGGATATAGATGCAGGCCGTTGGCGCCATAAACGCTGTGCATGGCCTGCACCGACTTCTGAATAAAATCGGCAGAACCGTAGCGAAACGGCTCCAGATTGGCCAGAATATGCACATTCTCCACGTGAACCGTACCAATGTTGCTGAGCGTTCGGTGCAGGTCGGCCCATTTGCCGCGTGGTGTGTAGGTCGTCAGGGCTTCGCCGTTGAACTTCGCCATCGTGTACAAATTTTTGTACAGCGGTACAGCAGCTTTCATCACACGGGGAGCGTCAGTATCATGGGCACGTAACACAATAGGCGGTTCGGTGGTTTGGCCCAGCAACTTCAACCCATCCTTCACGCCCGGAATAATGGTTTTGGT harbors:
- a CDS encoding DeoR/GlpR family DNA-binding transcription regulator; protein product: MLPNQRRDKILELLKEDGSAKVIDLARIFKVTEVTIRQDLEKLEKDGLVIKEHGGAYLKNVEDQVRTFSLGNQENIDKKEVIATKCLEFIESGDSIILDSGSTTTEIAKKLRGYKNLTVITNALNIALILGAEPGIEVIMTGGEFKPPTLSLTGQKAADFFKGINVQKLFLATAGISLKSGLTYPSISDLVVKKAMIDAADTTYLVADSTKIGKSAFASLGALSLIDYIITDAGIEEKHKQVFHDNEIELILAT
- a CDS encoding L-rhamnose mutarotase, encoding MKRTIATLLLAFISTLTFAQQAEIWIAPGGSDAGAGTKEKPLASLQMGLRKVRELRRLNDPGISQGAHIYLKKGLYALSEPVFIRPEDSGTPSSPTIIEAAPGEKPILSGGVAITNWQKLKGTVTGLPKDAIGNVWVADAPNVGGRLLEFRQLWVNGEKAIRAKDTPYPLMNRILSWNKQEQTCWIPAPKFGDLSKAAGLEMLIHQWWAIANLRIKRIDVQGDSARLWFHQPESRIQSEHPWPAPWLSKETGNSAFYLTNAIQFLNQPGEWFLDAKAAKIYYIPRPDENLATAQVIVPALETLVRIAGTIDHPVANVLFKGISFQHTGWLRPSQQGHVPHQAGLYMLDAYKLKIPGTPDKKSLENLAWVGRPAAAVEVNFASQTGFETCRFEHMAATGLDYHKGVQDNVIRGNLFKDIGGTGIMAGVFADEATEIHVPYNPTDEREICSNLTISNNLITNVTNEDWGSVGIGAGYVRGIVIAHNDISEVGYSGISLGWGWTRTINAMRNNRVVANRIHQYAKHMYDAAGIYTLSAQPGSSLTENVIDSVYKAPYAHLPAHWFYLYTDEGSSYFTVKDNWTPSEKYLQNANGPNNVWEHNGPQVADSLKAKAGLETPYQFLLREKAPADPQWRINKENPVIVELTGSEAQPIDREQLKEVMARSKVRPEALYQWQNHYVIFDKVQDVFVLSERLKSAFPTSTVKTYYDLFYEFNRSRCDTGPVSGEWSHTILTANLVADAKLQNEYLTYHATQFEKWPEVANGFCNARFQQLLLYRNGRQLMLVISVPKGESLDKLNPKTTENNPRMDVWNVHMKKYQEGIPGTKPGEVWVEFKTGQ
- a CDS encoding glycoside hydrolase family 43 protein, which produces MKPEIGNQKVMRDPSIAQGKDGTFHLVWTSRWRDDKGFGYASSKDLIHWSPERFIPVMEHEPTTVNVWAPELFYDDQANEFVIIWASTIPGRFERGEEEEKNNHRMYYTTTKDFQTFAPTKLFLDPKFSVIDAVIIKRNASDYVLVLKDNTRPERNIKVAFGTKPTGPFTNVSKAFTEKFTEGPSVAKVGDDWLIYFDSYQAKTYDAVRTRDFKTFTDVKSYISVPEGHKHGTIFRAKKKILNGLLKGNPEGMKGL
- a CDS encoding glycoside hydrolase family 140 protein, producing MVNPSFKHTFFAGCLLAISIACNSEKKASEIDPNRLSVSENGRFLTMGDHKPFFWLGDTGWLLFNRLTREEAETYLENRKQKGFNVIQVMVLHTLAAANVYGDSALIGKNIATPKLTKGESVSDSAQYDFWDHVDFVVDKAGEKGIYMALVPLWGNNVKTKHVNQQRAKTYADFLANRYKNRPNIIWLDGGDIKGSDSLEVWKTIGRTINQIDSTHLITFHPRGRTSSSEWFHTEPWLDFNMVQSGHKSYAQDTSAKDEQHYGEDNWRYMQADLALKPTKPVIDGEPSYEQIPHGLHNPEDPRWTADDVRRYGYWSVLAGAFGYTYGHNSIMQFYKKGDKKSSFGAIDDWTKAIDAPGASQMIHLKKLMLAHSFFDRVPDQSLIANQGNRYDYLVASRGPDYALVYTYTGRNIRLNMGKIPGDNVTASWFSPRDGKTTAIGDVPNTGVQEFNPPADPKNGNDWVLVIQKK
- a CDS encoding glycoside hydrolase family 2 TIM barrel-domain containing protein — its product is MKYHFLTLFILSLGQLALAQPTERRYLSGTGNYRTVNWQFYCTAGQNSGKWTTIPVPSNWELQGFGKYNYGFNKDSAKGKEQGLYKYEFQAPMAWKGKRVNLVFEGVMTDADIKLNGKSAGPIHQGAYYAFKYDVTNLLNYGTSNLLEATISKHSANPSVNEAERKGDFWIFGGIFRPVYLEILPADHIDHVAIDAKANGTFRAQLQLNTNGKPADVTAQILTVSGQKVGTPFTTKVGSGNPTVTLTKTIANPMLWTSETPNRYKVEFRLLQAGKPVHVVTQPFGFRTVEIRQRDGIYVNGTKIKLKGVNRHSFWPSSGRALSKGVSVLDVNLMKDMNMNAVRMSHYPPDDHFLDVCDSLGLFVFDELAGWHGHYDTPTGTKLLHELIRHDLNHPSVILWINGNEGGHNRDLDPLFAKEDLQKRHVLHAWEGFNGFDTQHYREFNYGIGNYNLGHSITLPTEFLHGMYDGGHGAGLEDYWEAMWHEPLAAGGFLWDFADQGVVRTDRNGGKGLLDTDGNRGADGIVGPYREKEGSFFTIKEVWSPIRLERREITPTFDGTFPIENRYHFTNTAQCSFTGKLVKVGGSSGAGRPFSVVAPTLKPLEKGVLKAALPADWMDYDLLYITATDPSKRELFTWSFPITLPDQFAAKMVKTEGSGNVTLTETDSLYNVTANGIQLSISKRNGVLRQVSNANGNVLLTNGPILQEAVNNFSHFTQRTEGKNLIIESAFDRKTAYNTLQWTVYTSGWVKMRVRYFPNAYFTFMNGVNFSFPEDKIKAVKWMGKGPYRVWKNRLKGGTLGVWSKAYNNTETGEQPLVYPEFKGYHANLYWCRFEADNPFIVATENEDVFFRLFTPAWKTDQWHNYEPIFPSGDISFMQGIPSIGTKTQRNETTGPMGQKYAFYDYEKEPARAKELTLYFDFSGR